The genomic interval ATGCATAACGTTATATTTTTTAGAAAAACGAAGAAAACTTAAAAAATATAGGAGAAAAATATGAAAAGTCAAATAAGAGGTTTTATAAGAAGAATATTAAATTTAAAAAAAAATGAGACTATTAATAGTGGAATTGAAAGAAAAAAAATAAATATTCAAAAAAAATTTTATAAATCAAAAATAACTAAAGAGAAGTTGAAAGAAAATATTCAAAAACTAGGTGTGAGAGCTGGAGATAATTTGATAGTCCATTCATCTTGGAGACAATTTTACAATTTTTTAGGAACACCACAAGATGTAATAGAAGTTTTAAAAGAAATTTTAGGAGAAGATGGAACTTTAATTATGCCATCTTATGGAGAGAATATAAGATATTTTGATGTAAATAAAAGTAAATCAAATGCAGGCGTTATAACAGAAATTTTTAGAAAATTACCAGGAACTTTAAGAAGTCATTGTACTCATTTTTCAATGTCTGCTTATGGAAAAAATTCAAAATATTTAACAAAAGATCATTTTTTTAGTAAATATGGATTTGATAAATATTCCCCATACTCAAAGTTTATAAAATTAGATAATTCAAAAATATTATTCTTAGGATTAGGAAAAGAACCTACTAAAATATCTTTATTTCATTGTGTTAGTGCAGAGCTAATGGAAAATAATAAATATTTTGAGAGTTTATTAAGTAACGTTTATAATTCAAAACTCGTAATAGAGGATCAAGAATATTCAAAAAAGATGATTACAAGGAAAAGTGGACATTCAAATAATAATAAAAATTTTAAAAAAATATTTAGAGAGATAAAAAATAAAAGATATCAAAAGATATCAAATTTAGAAATGGTTATTATTGATGCAAAAGAAGGATTTCAAAAAGCAAGAGAATTTGCAGAAAAAGGAATTTATTGTTATAAATAGTTTATAAAAAAGGAGAGAAAAATACTAAAAAAAATAAAATCAAAAAAAATAAAAGAAGTGAGTCAAGATATGTTTGTAAATATAATTGCTTCATTTATTCCAATATTATTTTTACAATTTATATTATTACCAATTATTGGAAGAAAATATGATGAGGCAACTTATGGTTTAATGTTAACAATAATAAGCTTAGTGACTCTATCAA from Cetobacterium somerae carries:
- a CDS encoding AAC(3) family N-acetyltransferase, which translates into the protein MKSQIRGFIRRILNLKKNETINSGIERKKINIQKKFYKSKITKEKLKENIQKLGVRAGDNLIVHSSWRQFYNFLGTPQDVIEVLKEILGEDGTLIMPSYGENIRYFDVNKSKSNAGVITEIFRKLPGTLRSHCTHFSMSAYGKNSKYLTKDHFFSKYGFDKYSPYSKFIKLDNSKILFLGLGKEPTKISLFHCVSAELMENNKYFESLLSNVYNSKLVIEDQEYSKKMITRKSGHSNNNKNFKKIFREIKNKRYQKISNLEMVIIDAKEGFQKAREFAEKGIYCYK